ATGCCAGGGTACTACCTCAAACAGAAGGCCGCCCTGGAGCGCAACACGGAAGAGCAGCTCTTCGAGAAACCCCCTTTGGATGACCTGAAAATTTCAGCAGGTTCCAACACAACAACTCCAGAAAAAACACTAATGGTGAAGGAGTTGCTAATCACCATTGATGCAAAGGACAttcagacagagaagaagaaaggcagCTTCATGGCAGGGTTGGCCATCATGAAAGTCATTAAGAAAAAACAGCAGGCTTACTCCAAGTACATGCGCTCCATGCATGAGATCCTGCAGGACCAAGCCATGGTGGCCTTCTGCATTGCTGTCTTCCTGTTCAGCCTTGGGGCATTTCCCCCTGTGCTCTTTATAGAGGATGTGGCTCAGAGTCAGGGACTCATTGAAGAAGTTAGTGTCATTCCTCTGGTATCAATAGGGGCCATCGCATCTTGCGTGGGTAAACTAGTATTGGGTATGCTGGTTGACATCAGATGGATCAACGGCATCTATCTGTATGCCTTCACCATGTTTGCAGGAGGTGcatctcttctcctcatccCAATCACTAAGACTTATACGGGACTGCAGATCCTGTCAGCCAGCCTTGGTTTCTTCTCTGGGAACTGGTCTCTCACCTCTTACATCACCACACAGATTGTTGGCTTGGACAGACTGACACAAGCCCACGGCATCCTCATGTTCTTTGGGGGATTTGGGATCATGCTTGGACCCCCTATTGTAGGTAGGTAGTCTCCTATTTTTTCTCTCCTGGTAATTATTGGTCAGAAAGAAAAGTTACGGTTTGCTTTTTCAAGAAAAAAGCCTTTTGTAAGGTCCTGTTTTGAGAGACATTTCAGAATTCATAATGTAAAAATCAGGCTGGCAGGCAGAGTAAAGCAGAGCAAGGGGCATGTCATCCTCAAGAGAAGACAGCTTGTCATTATTATTTAGCTGACTCTGTATCTTTCATGAATTCCTGCTGACTATACTCACCGTGTCTGTTTTTCTTATCCGTTTCCAGGGTGgttctttgacttcacacagTCATATGACTTGGCATTCTACTTCAGTGGGACCTGTGTGTTCCTTGGCGCCTGCATTCTCACTCTGCTCACTCTACCCTGCTGGAACAGGAAGCACTCCGATAACGACAGACCAGACGTCCAATACACCAGCAACTGTGACAAAGTTGCCTCTGTAGCTTGAATAAGTTCCTTGCATGAGGACTTGAATCTCACTCTCACTGCCCAGCAGCTGTCTGCTGAGAAACTGTACCCAAGCCACCTCTGAGAGGAATCCTGTTTCTTTGACTATAAGGGGTCTCCCCTTTGTTCTGCTGCCAGGTTCTAACTTACCAAAACACTAACCAGAGGTTTCAAAATACAGGCCTTTCCTCTGTAATTTGTCTGTTCTCAGGTCCAAGCCATCCACTACAGATCTTTTGAAAGGTTTGATCCGATGCCTGTGTTGTTCGTTATTATTGCCTCATTTTACGAGGTCAACTGATCAATACTGTTTGACTCCCCAGTTTTACATCCTGCTTTTAGAAGTACTTTTTTCACTTCACTGTAGCACTAAAGAAATACATAGTGCCGTTAGTAATACTGGGAAGAGAAACCTGCTTGATCGCTGGGTGTTCATTTAACACTTAGACATTACTTCAAATCATTGTATAATTGCACAAAACATCTCCCAGACACCTAACTAGAACCGAGACTACAGGGATAGAACGAAAGAGGGAGCCTTTTTTGATAAATGTAATTTTTgcaagacatttttattttcaattttggtTTTCAAATGTATCGTAATTAAAACACTATGTATCCTACCAAAGCATCAATGATAGACAATGCCTGTCAACACATACGCCTGTTGGAACAATACAAAAGCCTTGCTTTATAGataatttttgttttcaagtgcATTGACTCAGTTTgtacttttttaaacaatggTTTGAGTTCCACATACCTCCTTTTTCTGGATTGCACAAAAACTTTTTGAATACATTAAGCTGATtcaaaaatattaagaaaaacTAAAGAGGTCCTTATGTATTTCCAACCTTAACAGCATGTTGAGTCTCTCTGTGGCATGATAATCATGACCTCCGCGTATGTTCATTTTGACCAGGCTTTTCCTTTTctatcatgtgtgtgtgtatttgtgtgtatgttgtgtgtgtaggCATCTGCACACGCATGTTTGCATATGTGCACAGGTTTGTGCGTGTGGGTTCTTTGATAAACTTTTATATTAGCACTAGTTTGTTATGTCTTTCGTGCTAGTGACTTTTTATATGCACAAAAATGGCCATAGAGCTGTAATAAATTGTCTTTGTTTAAGTTGATTATTGTGATCATAATTGTAATAAAACATTGCAATAGGCTCTTAGAATCACTTGAATGTTGTTATATAGACCACTACAAATGTATTTTTGATAGTTCCAGTTTCAGGTGTCAGGGGAGCATTGCTGGAACATTGCTTATTGTGTTTGTAGAGGCAATTTAAAAGGTGCAGATAAAGTACAAATAGTACTGACCTAGAGGTGGCACTGTGTTTGGCTGTCACCTTTTAGAcactgttattttttaatgccAGTATTATGATATTTAAATGTGATGTCCgttctcttatttttatttaaaaagtgccAATAAAAGATATTTGGAAGGATGGTGTGTTTGTGACACATGTGTATCAAAGATTGTACCTATCAGCTATATTTTGAATAGAACATttgtgataaaaaacaaacattgtggaCATATTTATTAGGAGTCAGCAGGTTGAAGTGTTGGAAAAGCTTGTGTGAAAACAATACAAACTATTTTGTAATAATTTGATAATTTGAAAATATACCAAACTGGTACCAAGGAAATTACTTTTCCCCCATATACAGATACAATCAAAacagtagtattagtagtactTGTAGTAGTAGTTCATTACACTCCCCAACACTCTCCTTTGGTCACATGGAATGCACTTCtctgtacggtggccctgaaggacaaaacaaatttacaaaagatgaaacacttttacaaagttggagaaaaatttacattttggaaaacattttttctttgtataaaacaaaattacatcagcaaaacacttttaccaagggcaaaacaaattttaatttgataaaactaatttacaaaataaaaaaacacttctacAAACGGTGGAACACTTTTACTgttcctgaaacaaatttacatttatttttaaaggaaagggaatgtactagatactggaagtgatccaggagtgatggagtgaggggtcaattggtttgtttggatggagagaaaccaaacagagcgacgtttggtactggtactccgtTTGGTACTGGTTCTCTGTTTGGTACCGGATAACttccggtgtttggtacattccctttccattAAAAATGAGTGTAAATTTGTTTAAGGAATGGTCAAAGTGTtctgtcgtttgtaaaattgtctcaccacttgtaattgtggttttttttttattttgtaattttgttttcttaaatgtaaaattgttttgtccttggtaaaagtgttttgctggtgtaattttgttttacaaaatgtaaaaatgttttccaatatgtaaatttgtcttcaactttgttaaagtgtttcatcttttgtaaatattgtccttcagggccaccgtacctcTGGGCAAGCCACAACACATCACCATGGCGACAAGCCTGTCACATGACTAGCAACATAAACAAGTCCTGGGCGCTAACTGGATGATGATGGGAGGaaagctaatctctctctctgaagttttctctctttgtgcaAACCTTCTGTTGAGCTGCGGGTACAATGCTAG
This genomic interval from Notolabrus celidotus isolate fNotCel1 chromosome 4, fNotCel1.pri, whole genome shotgun sequence contains the following:
- the LOC117811129 gene encoding monocarboxylate transporter 9-like — encoded protein: MAQSTKVLDGGWGWAIVVASFMAQLLAYGSPQSVGVLYPEWLQAFQEGKGMTAWVGSLVAGVGLIASPVCSACVDNFGARPVTIFSGVMVAGGLMLSAFAPNVQFLIFSYGIVVGLGCGLVYAATLTITCQYFDKRRGLALGIVTTGTSVGAFIYATAQNELIVLYGLDGCLLIIGAVALNLMACAGFMRPLNMPGYYLKQKAALERNTEEQLFEKPPLDDLKISAGSNTTTPEKTLMVKELLITIDAKDIQTEKKKGSFMAGLAIMKVIKKKQQAYSKYMRSMHEILQDQAMVAFCIAVFLFSLGAFPPVLFIEDVAQSQGLIEEVSVIPLVSIGAIASCVGKLVLGMLVDIRWINGIYLYAFTMFAGGASLLLIPITKTYTGLQILSASLGFFSGNWSLTSYITTQIVGLDRLTQAHGILMFFGGFGIMLGPPIVGWFFDFTQSYDLAFYFSGTCVFLGACILTLLTLPCWNRKHSDNDRPDVQYTSNCDKVASVA